In Elaeis guineensis isolate ETL-2024a chromosome 1, EG11, whole genome shotgun sequence, a genomic segment contains:
- the LOC105039160 gene encoding snakin-2, with protein MALKVSVFLLASFLLISTRVSSNAEEPFMEVATASSPHLAPAPALAPRVIGDIKECGGACKDRCKLHSRQNVCNRACITCCSVCKCVPPGTYGHAELCGKCYTDWKTHGNRTKCP; from the exons ATGGCTCTTAAGGTGTCAGTCTTTCTGTTAGCATCTTTTCTCTTGATCAGTACTCGA GTGTCATCAAATGCTGAGGAACCTTTTATGGAG GTTGCAACAGCCAGCTCTCCTCACCTAGCTCCTGCCCCAGCTCTGGCACCTCGTGTGATCGGGGACATCAAAG AGTGTGGCGGGGCGTGCAAAGACAGGTGCAAGCTTCACTCGCGGCAGAACGTGTGCAACCGAGCATGCATCACGTGCTGCAGTGTCTGCAAGTGCGTCCCACCGGGGACGTACGGCCACGCCGAATTGTGCGGCAAGTGCTATACCGATTGGAAGACCCATGGAAACCGAACCAAGTGCCCTTAG
- the LOC105039162 gene encoding mitogen-activated protein kinase kinase kinase NPK1 — translation MQDIFGSVRRSLVFRPNPNGDEASDGGGGFGGIAEKIGSCLRKSRLGLGLGLGFLPKAPSQPPGSPIVAEDSAPPIQWRKGELIGCGAFGQVYMGMNLDSGELLAVKQVLIAKNNASKEKAQAHIRELEEEVKLLKKLSHPNIVRYLGTVREEETLNILLEFVPGGSISSLLVKFGSFPEAVIRMYTKQLLQGLEYLHHNGIIHRDIKGANILVDNKGCIKLADFGASKQVAKLATMTAAKSMKGTPYWMAPEVIVQSGHSFSADIWSVGCTVIEMATGKPPWSQQYQEVAALFHVGTTKSHPPIPEHLSLEAKDFLLKCLQEEPNLRPSASDLLLHPFVTGEFQDPHPFNFSSANEPCKTVVTSSKVQMNNLGLNYVNCVCGSDSTMNPKKASTVRSIWDASTEDDKCRPNGTDDFPVVGSSFNPISEPFDDWPCKFDISPGQVIMNSEDMGESPNGASGDGQEGENDFTFPCGPICEDDEVTEIKIKAFLDEKALDLKKLQTPLYEFYSTLNAKSSEGVGSMCMENITNNSKFPSKSKPSTNKVISGSSSPCVDTMKNVSPGNCSRQVSSSGVENNQILRELPSSRLNELGDLLQDAQQEPTSLSASFSEIRRKWKEELDQELEREREMMRQTGLVGKISPRGTGLHQKRDRLPLASPAK, via the exons ATGCAAGACATCTTCGGATCCGTCCGCAGGTCTCTGGTCTTCCGACCAAACCCAAATGGCGATGAGGCCTCCGATGGTGGTGGTGGATTCGGGGGCATCGCGGAAAAGATCGGTTCGTGCCTCAGAAAATCGAGGCTTGGTTTAGGTTTAGGGCTAGGGTTCCTCCCCAAGGCCCCATCCCAACCTCCGGGGTCTCCGATCGTCGCCGAGGACAGCGCCCCTCCCATCCAGTGGAGGAAGGGCGAACTCATTGGCTGCGGTGCCTTTGGCCAGGTGTACATGGGTATGAACCTCGATTCTGGGGAGCTACTCGCCGTGAAACAG GTTTTGATCGCAAAGAACAATGCTTCCAAGGAGAAAGCTCAA GCTCATATAAGAGAGCTCGAGGAAGAAGTTAAGCTTTTAAAGAAGCTTTCTCACCCCAATATTGTT AGATACTTGGGAACTGTTAGGGAGGAGGAGACCTTAAATATTCTCTTAGAATTTGTCCCAGGTGGATCAATTTCATCACTGCTTGTGAAATTCGGGTCCTTTCCAGAGGCT GTTATTAGAATGTATACAAAGCAGCTGTTGCAGGGCCTTGAGTATCTTCATCATAATGGAATCATACATAGGGACATAAAG GGTGCAAACATACTTGTGGATAACAAAGGTTGCATTAAGCTCGCTGATTTTGGGGCATCTAAGCAAGTTGCTAAGCTG GCAACTATGACAGCTGCCAAGTCAATGAAAGGTACTCCATACTGGATGGCACCAGAAGTAATTGTTCAAAGTGGGCATAGCTT CTCTGCTGACATTTGGAGTGTTGGTTGTACTGTTATTGAGATGGCCACTGGCAAGCCTCCTTGGAGCCAGCAATACCAAGAg GTTGCTGCTTTATTTCATGTTGGCACAACAAAGTCACACCCACCAATTCCAGAGCATCTTTCTTTAGAGGCTAAGGATTTTCTTCTAAAATGCCTACAAGA GGAACCAAACTTGAGGCCAAGTGCTTCTGACTTGCTTCTG CATCCCTTCGTTACAGGGGAATTTCAGGATCCACATCCATTCAATTTTTCTTCAGCTAAT GAACCCTGCAAAACTGTGGTTACATCATCGAAAGTGCAGATGAATAACTT GGGCTTGAACTATGTGAATTGTGTATGTGGCAGTGACTCCACCATGAACCCCAAGAAGGCCTCAACAGTAAGATCTATCTGGGATGCAAGTACTGAAGATGACAAGTGTCGGCCTAATGGCACAGATGATTTTCCAGTGGTTGGATCA AGCTTCAATCCAATATCTGAGCCCTTTGATGACTGGCCATGCAAGTTTGATATTAGTCCAGGACAAGTAATCATGAACTCAGAGGACATGGGTGAATCACCTAATGGAGCTTCAGGTGATGGTCAGGAAGGGGAAAATGACTTCACATTCCCTTGTGGGCCAATATGTGAGGATGATGAAGTCACAGAGATAAAAATTAAAGCCTTCCTGGATGAGAAG GCCCTTGATCTGAAGAAGCTGCAGACCCCTTTATACGAATTCTACAGCACCTTGAATGCTAAAAGTTCGGAAGGAGTTGGTAGTATGTGTATGGAGAACATCACAAACAATTCGAAATTTCCCTCCAAAAGCAAGCCCTCAACCAACAAAGTGATAAGTGGATCATCTTCCCCATGTGTTGATACCATGAAGAACGTAAGCCCTGGGAATTGCAGTAGGCAAGTCTCAAGCAGTGGTGTGGAGAATAATCAAATTCTGAGAGAACTACCTTCTTCTCGGCTTAATGAGTTGGGAGATCTTCTTCAAGATGCTCAACAAGAACCAACAAGCCTAAG TGCAAGCTTTTCCGAGATACGGAGGAAGTGGAAGGAAGAGCTGGATCAGGAGCTTGAGAGGGAAAGAG AGATGATGCGCCAGACAGGTCTTGTAGGGAAAATTTCTCCAAGGGGCACAGGCCTACATCAAAAGAGAGACCGCTTGCCACTTGCATCTCCAGCCAAATAA
- the LOC105039161 gene encoding DEAD-box ATP-dependent RNA helicase 22: MRGNMMHSLRHAPLLHHLRAKLCVPSSSSELHLFLLPKRSLSPRSSALRYGSVPKPFSGLRARVRARAFGTAAETLEEGAEKNGSYFFAEEGVSWKSLGISDRLCRALSNASLHKPSLVQAACVPHVLTGNDVIIAAETGSGKTHGYLVPLIDRLCSTSDPCEEASASNKLTEAHKMVLVLCPNVMLCEQVVHMAKSLLNDSGEPLLRVAAVCGRRGWPVAQPDILVSTPAALLNYLFEFDPEKKRRDKFLQDARFVVFDEADMLLCGSFQNQIIRLIHMLRFGEKQLSEMEDSSKDDSVDLTKESHVELGYEDNKVQQLARDLEEEEADVGDDLEFFKTEDTRHETSSVRDWRRVRKVYRRSKQYIFVAATLPASGKKTAGGVLKRMFPDATWVSGNYLHRHNPRLEQRWIEVTADTQVDALLDAVKCNYDIKLRDSDAGTSRTMVFTNTVDSAESVAEILQRVGIECILYHSESSLEERTKNLNLFRENGGVLVCTDAAARGLDIPNVSHVIQAEFATSAVDFLHRVGRTARAGQSGIVTSLYTESNRDLVSAVQRAERMGEPVEKAFSRKRSFRNKLKKKGRSEKCALSPCDI, translated from the exons ATGAGAGGCAACATGATGCACTCGCTCCGCCACGCTCCTCTCCTCCACCACCTCCGCGCCAAACTCTGTGTCCCCTCCTCTTCCTCGGAACTCCACCTTTTTCTTCTCCCAAAACGCTCGCTTTCCCCACGGAGCAGCGCGCTCCGCTATGGCTCCGTGCCGAAGCCTTTCTCGGGACTCCGCGCGAGGGTGAGGGCTAGGGCGTTTGGCACGGCTGCGGAGACTCTGGAAGAAGGCGCGGAGAAGAACGGCAGCTACTTCTTCGCGGAGGAGGGGGTCTCCTGGAAGTCCCTGGGGATTTCTGACCGCCTCTGTCGAGCTCTCTCCAATGCCTCCCTTCACAAGCCCTCCCTTGTTCAG GCTGCTTGTGTACCACATGTTCTTACAGGAAATGATGTGATTATTGCAGCAGAAACAGGCAGTGGCAAAACACATGGCTATCTGGTTCCATTGATTGACAGACTATGTTCCACATCTGATCCTTGTGAAGAAGCTAGTGCTTCTAATAAACTTACTGAAGCACATAAAATGGTTCTGGTTCTTTGCCCTAATGTGATGCTTTGTGAGCAAGTGGTTCACATGGCCAAATCTCTGCTGAATGATTCAGGTGAACCACTTCTGCGAGTTGCTGCTGTCTGTGGACGAAGG GGATGGCCAGTTGCTCAGCCTGATATTCTTGTCTCCACTCCAGCTGCCCTTCTTAATTACCTCTTTGAATTTGACCCAGAAAAAAAGCGCCGTGATAAGTTCTTACAGGATGCAAGATTTGTG GTCTTTGATGAAGCAGATATGCTTCTCTGTGGGAGTTTCCAAAACCAAATTATTCGTCTCATACATATGTTACGTTTTGGGGAAAAGCAATTGTCTGAGATGGAAGATTCCTCAAAAGATGATTCAGTGGATTTGACCAAAGAATCTCATGTGGAATTGGGTTATGAAGACAACAAGGTTCAGCAGCTTGCCCGTGATCTTGAGGAGGAAGAAGCTGATGTTGGTGATGACCTTGAATTTTTTAAAACTGAGGACACCAGACATGAGACTAGCAGCGTAAGGGACTGGAGGAGGGTGAGAAAAGTTTATAGACGCAGTAAGCAGTATATTTTTGTTGCTGCTACCCTTCCTGCAAGTGGCAAGAAAACCGCTGGTGGGGTGCTTAAGCGAATGTTTCCTGATGCAACTTGGGTCAGTGGCAATTATCTTCATCGTCATAATCCTAG ATTGGAGCAGAGATGGATAGAAGTTACAGCTGATACACAGGTAGATGCTCTTCTAGATGCTGTGAAATGTAATTATGACATTAAACTCCGAGATTCTGATGCTGGTACAAGTCGAACGATGGTGTTTACAAATACAGTTGATTCTGCTGAATCAGTTGCTGAAATATTGCAAAGAGTTGGTATTGAGTGCATATTGTACCATAGTGAAAGCTCACTAGAGGAAAGAACAAAAAATTTGAATCTTTTTCGGGAAAATGGTGGGGTGCTTGTCTGCACAGATGCTGCTGCTCGTGGTCTTGACATACCCAATGTTTCACATGTAATTCAG GCGGAGTTTGCAACCTCTGCTGTTGATTTTTTGCATAGGGTTGGTCGGACAGCCAGAGCTGGTCAGTCTGGAATTGTTACAAGCTTGTATACTGAATCAAATCGAGATCTTGTATCTGCTGTGCAACGGGCAGAGAGGATGGGTGAGCCTGTG GAGAAAGCATTTAGCAGGAAAAGGAGCTTCCGTAATAAGCTTAAGAAAAAAG GTCGAAGTGAAAAATGCGCCTTGAGTCCTTGCGATATTTGA